TCTGGCCTGCCATGGACCGCAAGACATGCCGCCGCATTGCCCGAGCAGTGGCCGACAATGCCGGGCGCACCCTGATCGAAAACTACTCGACCGGCGATTTCCTGCCACGGATGGCCGGAATCGAACCTCGGGGTCCCGGCCTCGCCGCACTGGAAGAGGCCCGGACCGCGGGTCGATCGGCGATCCTCGTGACCGGGCATTTCGGCAATTACGAGGCCGCGCGCGCGTGCCTGGTTGCCCGCGGCTTCGAGATCGGCGGGCTCTACCGGCCGATGGCCAACCGGTTCTTCAACGCGCATTACGTCCGCACGATGGAAGCTTTCGGCGGCCCGGTCTTCCCACAGGGCCGGCGCGGCACCGCCGGATTCGTACGTCACCTGAAATCGGGCGGATTGCTGGTGCTTCTGATTGATCAGCACAATCGCCACGGCCCGGCGCTGGATTTCATGGGCCTTCCCGCGCGCACTGCCCTGTCTGCCGCAGAGCTTGCGCTGCGCTATGACGCGGCCCTGATCCCGTTCTACGCCACGCGGCAGCCCGATGGGCTGAGTTTCAAGGTGGACATCGAGGCGCCGGTTCCCCGGGACACGCCCGAGGCGATGACCCAGGCGCTGAACGACAGCCTCGCCGCGCGCGTGCGAACCCATCCCGAGCAGTGGTTCTGGGTCCATCGACGCTGGAAGACCGGCAAGGTCCCGCACGCCG
This genomic window from Rhodovulum sp. ES.010 contains:
- a CDS encoding lysophospholipid acyltransferase family protein; the protein is MGKRQSRGSGPADWLTDRAVRGLIALALALPYETRVRFAGWVTRRLVARPAGYLARAEANLAQVWPAMDRKTCRRIARAVADNAGRTLIENYSTGDFLPRMAGIEPRGPGLAALEEARTAGRSAILVTGHFGNYEAARACLVARGFEIGGLYRPMANRFFNAHYVRTMEAFGGPVFPQGRRGTAGFVRHLKSGGLLVLLIDQHNRHGPALDFMGLPARTALSAAELALRYDAALIPFYATRQPDGLSFKVDIEAPVPRDTPEAMTQALNDSLAARVRTHPEQWFWVHRRWKTGKVPHAAN